In Balaenoptera acutorostrata chromosome 19, mBalAcu1.1, whole genome shotgun sequence, the following proteins share a genomic window:
- the ZNF112 gene encoding zinc finger protein 112 isoform X1: MVGGGQGVEAFAPPSRQSLLAFAAVSASQVSAFPQETEKMIKFQEPVSFKDVAVVFTEEELGLLDSAQRKLYRDVMLENFRNLLSVGNQPFKPELIFQLEREEELLMMETETQRDGCSGTKSQHNMESIQEVGLSCLSSKELSTWQTWQQSAGRLTGCQDSMKIFQENISQLQKQGDSPCQVWAGIPIQISEDENYILTHIGDGSHDIKSQEFPSWRAQHSWRKMYLTESRNYQCRCQKISMKNDFCTSESISWISHHNDNLGVHRTEKNYSCHDCGEDVMKVSLLHQDLIQTGQKPYPGNEYRKAFNNDSSSEVLRQLRLEGKPRTYSPCGKGCSYSSVLHTHQSVCRGDNCVSESPHLQCHQEVHAEEVPFKYEYGENFNQCSSHNTYELTHTGEMSDRCNIYEKGFSHSLDLSSSFRVHTEQEPYEFEENGNVFIQNSCLRAHQKIQTEEKLYTDVECEKGFICNSDCNIQHRVYMEEIPYNSEVCGNGFSLASHFQDLQIVHTREQPYKHYTCGNSFSQNSYLQGHQKIHIGEKPYKECGNGFNWNSKPKDHQRVHTGEKPYKCNACGKVFSHRSVLNVHQRVHTGEKPFKCEECDKGFSRSSYLQAHQRVHTGEKPYKCEECGKGFSRNSYLQGHQRVHTGEKPYKCEECGKGFSRSSHLQGHQRVHTGEKPFKCEECGKGFSWSFNLQIHQRVHTGEKPYKCGECDKGFSKASTLLAHQRVHTGEKPYQCDECGKSFSQRSYLQSHQSVHTGERPYICEVCGKGFSQRAYLQGHQRVHTRVKPYKCEMCGKGFSQSSRLEAHQRVHTGGKPYKCEVCTKGFSESSRLQAHQRVHAEGRPYKCDQCGKGFSGFSSLQAHHRVHTGEKPYKCEVCGKGFSQRSNLQAHQRVHTGEKPYKCDACGKGFRWSSGLLIHQRVHSGDTFYKSEEYGKDYLSSENPYKSEIR, from the exons ATGGTCGGCGGAGGACAAGGGGTAGAGGCATTTGCGCCTCCCTCTCGGCAGAGCCTCCTAGCGTTTGCAGCGGTTAGCGCGTCCCAG GTCTCTGCCTTTCCCCAGGAAACAGAGAAGATGATCAAGTTCCAG GAGCCAGTGTCCTTCAAGGACGTGGCCGTGGTCTTCACCGAGGAGGAGCTGGGGCTGCTGGACTCCGCCCAGAGGAAGCTGTACCGAGACGTGATGCTGGAGAACTTCCGGAACCTGCTCTCAGTGG GGAATCAGCCCTTCAAACCAGAGCTTATATTCCagctggagagagaagaagagcTTTTGATGATGGAGACAGAAACCCAGAGAGATGGGTGTTCAG GAACCAAGAGTCAACATAATATGGAAAGTATTCAAGAAGTGGGATTAAGCTGCCTTTCCTCCAAAGAGCTTTCCACCTGGCAGACCTGGCAACAAAGTGCAGGCAGGTTAACCGGGTGTCAAGATTCCATGAAAATTTTTCAAGAGAATATTTCTCAGTTGCAAAAACAAGGTGATTCCCCCTGCCAAGTTTGGGCAGGAATACCGATTCAGATTTCTGAAGATGAGAACTACATACTGACTCATATAGGAGATGGTTCCCATGACATAAAAAGTCAAGAATTTCCCTCTTGGAGAGCCCAGCATTCTTGGAGGAAAATGTATCTTACAGAGTCACGTAATTATCAGTGTAGATGTCAGAAAATTTCCATGAAAAATGATTTCTGTACGTCTGAAAGTATCAGTTGGATCTCACATCACAATGATAATCTGGGTGtacacagaacagaaaaaaactaTAGCTGCCATGACTGTGGAGAAGATGTCATGAAGGTTTCACTGCTTCATCAAGACTTAATTCAAACAGGGCAAAAGCCCTACCCTGGTAATGAGTACAGAAAAGCCTTCAACAATGACTCCAGCTCTGAAGTTCTTCGGCAGTTACGCTTAGAAGGAAAGCCCCGTACATACAGTCCATGTGGAAAGGGCTGTAGTTACAGTTCAGTTCTTCATACTCATCAAAGTGTTTGTAGAGGAGATAACTGTGTTTCTGAGAGTCCACATCTGCAGTGCCATCAGGAAGTACACGCAGAGGAGGTGCCATTTAAATATGAATATGGTGAGAACTTCAATCAGTGTTCCTCTCATAACACATATGAACTTACTCACACAGGAGAGATGTCCGACAGATGCAACATTTATGAGAAGGGCTTCAGTCATAGCTTAGACCTTAGTAGTAGTTTTAGGGTCCATACTGAGCAGGAGCCCTATGAATTTGAGGAGAATGGGAATGTCTTTATCCAAAATTCTTGCCTTCGAGCCCATCAGAAAATCCAAACTGAAGAGAAACTATACACAGATGTGGAGTGTGAGAAGGGTTTCATTTGTAACTCAGATTGTAACATTCAGCACAGAGTTTACATGGAAGAGATTCCCTATAATTCTGAGGTGTGTGGTAACGGCTTCAGTCTGGCCTCACATTTTCAAGACCTCCAGATAGTCCACACTAGGGAACAACCATATAAACATTATACATGTGGTAACAGCTTCAGCCAAAATTCATATCTTCAAGGCCATCAGAAAATTCACATTGGCGAGAAACCTTACAAAGAGTGTGGGAATGGCTTCAATTGGAATTCAAAACCTAAAGATCATCAGAGagtccacactggagagaaaccgtACAAATGCAACGCATGTGGTAAAGTCTTCAGTCATAGATCAGTTCTTAATGTTCATCAGAGAgtccacacaggagagaaacctttTAAATGTGAGGAGTGTGATAAGGGATTCAGTCGGAGTTCATACCTTCAAGCCCATCAGAGAGTCCAcactggagaaaaaccatacaaATGTGAGGAGTGTGGGAAGGGATTCAGTCGCAATTCTTACCTTCAAGGCCATCAGAGggtccacactggagagaaaccatacAAGTGTGAGGAGTGTGGGAAAGGATTCAGTCGGAGTTCACACCTTCAAGGCCATCagagagttcacactggagaaaaaccaTTCAAGTGTGAGGAGTGTGGGAAGGGATTCAGTTGGAGCTTTAATCTTCAAATTCATCAGAGGgttcacacaggagagaaaccctataaatgtGGAGAATGTGATAAGGGCTTCAGTAAGGCCTCAACTCTTCTGGCCCATCAGAGAGTCCACACGGGAGAGAAGCCATACCAATGTGATGAGTGTGGTAAGAGCTTCAGTCAGAGATCATACCTTCAAAGCCATCAGAGTGTCCACACTGGAGAGAGACCCTATATATGTGAGGTATGTGGGAAGGGCTTCAGTCAGAGAGCATATCTTCAAGGTCATCAGAGAGTCCACACCAGAGTGAAGCCATATAAATGTGAGATGTGTGGGAAGGGCTTTAGTCAGAGCTCACGCCTTGAAGCACATCAGAGGGTCCACACAGGAGGGAAACCATACAAATGTGAGGTGTGCACAAAGGGTTTCAGTGAAAGTTCACGCCTTCAAGCACATCAGAGGGTCCACGCAGAAGGGAGGCCCTATAAATGTGACCAATGTGGTAAGGGTTTCAGTGGGTTTTCAAGTCTTCAAGCCCATCACAGAGTCCACACTGGGGAAAAACCATACAAATGTGAGGTGTGTGGTAAGGGCTTCAGTCAGAGATCAAATCTCCAGGCTCATCAGAGAGTCCACACGGGAGAGAAACCCTACAAATGCGATGCATGTGGTAAGGGTTTCCGTTGGAGCTCAGGTCTTCTAATTCATCAAAGAGTCCATAGTGGTGATACATTCTATAAAAGTGAAGAGTATGGTAAGGATTATCTCTCTTCAGAGAATCCATACAAAAGTGAAATTCGGTAA
- the ZNF112 gene encoding zinc finger protein 112 isoform X2, which produces MIKFQEPVSFKDVAVVFTEEELGLLDSAQRKLYRDVMLENFRNLLSVGNQPFKPELIFQLEREEELLMMETETQRDGCSGTKSQHNMESIQEVGLSCLSSKELSTWQTWQQSAGRLTGCQDSMKIFQENISQLQKQGDSPCQVWAGIPIQISEDENYILTHIGDGSHDIKSQEFPSWRAQHSWRKMYLTESRNYQCRCQKISMKNDFCTSESISWISHHNDNLGVHRTEKNYSCHDCGEDVMKVSLLHQDLIQTGQKPYPGNEYRKAFNNDSSSEVLRQLRLEGKPRTYSPCGKGCSYSSVLHTHQSVCRGDNCVSESPHLQCHQEVHAEEVPFKYEYGENFNQCSSHNTYELTHTGEMSDRCNIYEKGFSHSLDLSSSFRVHTEQEPYEFEENGNVFIQNSCLRAHQKIQTEEKLYTDVECEKGFICNSDCNIQHRVYMEEIPYNSEVCGNGFSLASHFQDLQIVHTREQPYKHYTCGNSFSQNSYLQGHQKIHIGEKPYKECGNGFNWNSKPKDHQRVHTGEKPYKCNACGKVFSHRSVLNVHQRVHTGEKPFKCEECDKGFSRSSYLQAHQRVHTGEKPYKCEECGKGFSRNSYLQGHQRVHTGEKPYKCEECGKGFSRSSHLQGHQRVHTGEKPFKCEECGKGFSWSFNLQIHQRVHTGEKPYKCGECDKGFSKASTLLAHQRVHTGEKPYQCDECGKSFSQRSYLQSHQSVHTGERPYICEVCGKGFSQRAYLQGHQRVHTRVKPYKCEMCGKGFSQSSRLEAHQRVHTGGKPYKCEVCTKGFSESSRLQAHQRVHAEGRPYKCDQCGKGFSGFSSLQAHHRVHTGEKPYKCEVCGKGFSQRSNLQAHQRVHTGEKPYKCDACGKGFRWSSGLLIHQRVHSGDTFYKSEEYGKDYLSSENPYKSEIR; this is translated from the exons ATGATCAAGTTCCAG GAGCCAGTGTCCTTCAAGGACGTGGCCGTGGTCTTCACCGAGGAGGAGCTGGGGCTGCTGGACTCCGCCCAGAGGAAGCTGTACCGAGACGTGATGCTGGAGAACTTCCGGAACCTGCTCTCAGTGG GGAATCAGCCCTTCAAACCAGAGCTTATATTCCagctggagagagaagaagagcTTTTGATGATGGAGACAGAAACCCAGAGAGATGGGTGTTCAG GAACCAAGAGTCAACATAATATGGAAAGTATTCAAGAAGTGGGATTAAGCTGCCTTTCCTCCAAAGAGCTTTCCACCTGGCAGACCTGGCAACAAAGTGCAGGCAGGTTAACCGGGTGTCAAGATTCCATGAAAATTTTTCAAGAGAATATTTCTCAGTTGCAAAAACAAGGTGATTCCCCCTGCCAAGTTTGGGCAGGAATACCGATTCAGATTTCTGAAGATGAGAACTACATACTGACTCATATAGGAGATGGTTCCCATGACATAAAAAGTCAAGAATTTCCCTCTTGGAGAGCCCAGCATTCTTGGAGGAAAATGTATCTTACAGAGTCACGTAATTATCAGTGTAGATGTCAGAAAATTTCCATGAAAAATGATTTCTGTACGTCTGAAAGTATCAGTTGGATCTCACATCACAATGATAATCTGGGTGtacacagaacagaaaaaaactaTAGCTGCCATGACTGTGGAGAAGATGTCATGAAGGTTTCACTGCTTCATCAAGACTTAATTCAAACAGGGCAAAAGCCCTACCCTGGTAATGAGTACAGAAAAGCCTTCAACAATGACTCCAGCTCTGAAGTTCTTCGGCAGTTACGCTTAGAAGGAAAGCCCCGTACATACAGTCCATGTGGAAAGGGCTGTAGTTACAGTTCAGTTCTTCATACTCATCAAAGTGTTTGTAGAGGAGATAACTGTGTTTCTGAGAGTCCACATCTGCAGTGCCATCAGGAAGTACACGCAGAGGAGGTGCCATTTAAATATGAATATGGTGAGAACTTCAATCAGTGTTCCTCTCATAACACATATGAACTTACTCACACAGGAGAGATGTCCGACAGATGCAACATTTATGAGAAGGGCTTCAGTCATAGCTTAGACCTTAGTAGTAGTTTTAGGGTCCATACTGAGCAGGAGCCCTATGAATTTGAGGAGAATGGGAATGTCTTTATCCAAAATTCTTGCCTTCGAGCCCATCAGAAAATCCAAACTGAAGAGAAACTATACACAGATGTGGAGTGTGAGAAGGGTTTCATTTGTAACTCAGATTGTAACATTCAGCACAGAGTTTACATGGAAGAGATTCCCTATAATTCTGAGGTGTGTGGTAACGGCTTCAGTCTGGCCTCACATTTTCAAGACCTCCAGATAGTCCACACTAGGGAACAACCATATAAACATTATACATGTGGTAACAGCTTCAGCCAAAATTCATATCTTCAAGGCCATCAGAAAATTCACATTGGCGAGAAACCTTACAAAGAGTGTGGGAATGGCTTCAATTGGAATTCAAAACCTAAAGATCATCAGAGagtccacactggagagaaaccgtACAAATGCAACGCATGTGGTAAAGTCTTCAGTCATAGATCAGTTCTTAATGTTCATCAGAGAgtccacacaggagagaaacctttTAAATGTGAGGAGTGTGATAAGGGATTCAGTCGGAGTTCATACCTTCAAGCCCATCAGAGAGTCCAcactggagaaaaaccatacaaATGTGAGGAGTGTGGGAAGGGATTCAGTCGCAATTCTTACCTTCAAGGCCATCAGAGggtccacactggagagaaaccatacAAGTGTGAGGAGTGTGGGAAAGGATTCAGTCGGAGTTCACACCTTCAAGGCCATCagagagttcacactggagaaaaaccaTTCAAGTGTGAGGAGTGTGGGAAGGGATTCAGTTGGAGCTTTAATCTTCAAATTCATCAGAGGgttcacacaggagagaaaccctataaatgtGGAGAATGTGATAAGGGCTTCAGTAAGGCCTCAACTCTTCTGGCCCATCAGAGAGTCCACACGGGAGAGAAGCCATACCAATGTGATGAGTGTGGTAAGAGCTTCAGTCAGAGATCATACCTTCAAAGCCATCAGAGTGTCCACACTGGAGAGAGACCCTATATATGTGAGGTATGTGGGAAGGGCTTCAGTCAGAGAGCATATCTTCAAGGTCATCAGAGAGTCCACACCAGAGTGAAGCCATATAAATGTGAGATGTGTGGGAAGGGCTTTAGTCAGAGCTCACGCCTTGAAGCACATCAGAGGGTCCACACAGGAGGGAAACCATACAAATGTGAGGTGTGCACAAAGGGTTTCAGTGAAAGTTCACGCCTTCAAGCACATCAGAGGGTCCACGCAGAAGGGAGGCCCTATAAATGTGACCAATGTGGTAAGGGTTTCAGTGGGTTTTCAAGTCTTCAAGCCCATCACAGAGTCCACACTGGGGAAAAACCATACAAATGTGAGGTGTGTGGTAAGGGCTTCAGTCAGAGATCAAATCTCCAGGCTCATCAGAGAGTCCACACGGGAGAGAAACCCTACAAATGCGATGCATGTGGTAAGGGTTTCCGTTGGAGCTCAGGTCTTCTAATTCATCAAAGAGTCCATAGTGGTGATACATTCTATAAAAGTGAAGAGTATGGTAAGGATTATCTCTCTTCAGAGAATCCATACAAAAGTGAAATTCGGTAA